The Candidatus Limnocylindrales bacterium genome has a segment encoding these proteins:
- a CDS encoding DHA2 family efflux MFS transporter permease subunit, translating into MKPQHKWIIILIAVLGTLLQAIDVSIVNVALPHMMGNLGATLDEINWVVTGYIIANVIVLPLTGWFTAWLGRKRFLALSIGIFTVASFFCGIAWSVETLVFFRIIQGMGGGALIPSSQSLLMETFPPKEQGGAMAAFGVGTMVGPTLGPTLGGWITDNYNWPWIFYINIPVGGLALLLAYFFLQDSTHSKNPAPQVDYLGIILLAIGVGCMQVILELGERKDWFESNGIKTLSLLTGLALISFVWWELRIDHPAVNLKVLTNRSLWVGTVIATFLGVGLMGPTFLLPVFLQTLLNYTAWQTGKAILLSSISTAIAMFISGKLMTRISPQYVIAMGIGAFSLGLYKMSQFTLEIGTSDLVVPQILRGIGIGFMFVPLSIAALSTLEKKDMASASGIYTFMRQTGGSFGIAILVTFLKQREIFHRSILSEYLHPLNPLTTQRLQILEQGLLAKGINPESSSKIALNLLDHTVTRQALLLSFRDAFLLIAVLIIITFPFLFLLRRKKSSVQIVLGD; encoded by the coding sequence GTGAAACCTCAGCACAAATGGATTATCATCTTGATAGCCGTTCTGGGAACCCTTCTCCAGGCTATCGATGTGAGCATCGTAAACGTAGCATTACCCCATATGATGGGTAATCTGGGGGCGACGCTGGACGAAATCAACTGGGTGGTTACAGGTTATATTATCGCCAATGTCATTGTTCTTCCTTTAACAGGCTGGTTTACGGCCTGGTTAGGACGAAAAAGATTTTTAGCATTATCTATCGGAATCTTTACCGTCGCCTCTTTTTTTTGTGGAATTGCCTGGAGCGTCGAAACCCTTGTTTTCTTTCGAATCATTCAGGGAATGGGAGGAGGGGCCCTTATCCCAAGCTCCCAATCCCTCCTCATGGAAACCTTTCCCCCTAAAGAACAGGGAGGGGCCATGGCGGCTTTTGGAGTAGGCACCATGGTCGGTCCCACGTTGGGACCGACCTTAGGAGGTTGGATTACCGATAATTATAATTGGCCCTGGATCTTTTATATCAACATCCCCGTCGGGGGCCTTGCCTTACTGCTGGCCTATTTCTTTCTACAAGATTCTACCCACTCTAAAAACCCAGCCCCCCAGGTAGACTACCTGGGGATCATCTTACTGGCTATAGGCGTTGGATGTATGCAGGTGATCCTGGAGCTTGGGGAACGGAAAGACTGGTTCGAATCCAATGGAATTAAAACACTCAGTCTTTTAACCGGGCTGGCTTTAATCAGCTTCGTCTGGTGGGAGCTCCGAATTGATCATCCTGCGGTCAACTTGAAGGTTTTGACTAACCGTTCTCTTTGGGTCGGTACTGTGATCGCTACCTTTTTAGGAGTCGGACTCATGGGACCTACCTTTCTACTTCCAGTTTTTTTACAAACCCTGTTAAATTACACGGCCTGGCAGACCGGAAAGGCGATCCTCCTCAGTTCCATTTCTACCGCCATTGCTATGTTTATTTCGGGTAAACTGATGACCAGAATTTCCCCTCAATACGTCATTGCTATGGGAATAGGTGCTTTTAGCCTGGGTCTCTACAAAATGTCCCAGTTTACGCTGGAAATTGGGACCTCCGATCTGGTCGTTCCTCAGATCCTACGAGGAATTGGAATCGGCTTTATGTTTGTTCCCCTGAGTATAGCAGCCCTCAGTACCCTGGAAAAAAAAGACATGGCCAGTGCCTCCGGCATTTACACCTTCATGCGCCAGACCGGTGGGAGTTTCGGTATCGCGATTCTCGTCACCTTTCTCAAACAAAGGGAAATTTTTCACCGATCCATTCTGAGTGAATACCTCCATCCTCTAAATCCTTTAACCACCCAACGATTGCAAATACTGGAACAGGGACTTCTGGCCAAAGGCATTAATCCAGAATCCTCGAGTAAGATCGCTTTGAACCTCTTAGATCATACCGTAACCCGACAGGCTTTACTTCTCTCCTTTCGAGACGCTTTTCTGCTCATCGCAGTTCTGATCATAATCACCTTTCCTTTCCTTTTTCTCCTGCGACGAAAGAAAAGCTCCGTTCAGATTGTCCTGGGAGATTAA
- a CDS encoding S8 family serine peptidase produces MIYRWYFIVYYLIGFLSFFPLQSAAQEDDGEVIVNFKDNLPQEEIEKIAHKYGIQLTYNSIFSKPEALTRFSKAGMDSDKLQKLLQALAAEATVEYVEPNYLYQAFEIPNDPLFDKQWNMKFIQMPEAWDKTHGKGVIVAVIDTGVAYEDYQDRKGVYHRVQDLANTQFTEGYDFIDDDTHPNDDNGHGTHVAGTIAQSTHNRIGVAGIAYEATIMPLKVLNRFGFGNIADIAEAIQYAADHGAQVINLSLGGFFPSRTIQEAMAYAHDKGVTLVCAAGNSGRRGVSFPASDPHCIGVSALGPNGTLAPYSSYGPEIDLAAPGGDTSKGISYGILQNTIGYMDPTRDGYEYFQGTSMAAPHVAGTAALIISLGVKNPDEVEKILKASATRHTQQGESLSNVVPGENPDEKYGAGLLNAAAAVSSLRPDIFVPQTMIIPVRLKYLLVAILLAWIYFKLLRGFHLPKKLPRLLFWLGLLWASSGLFFLNFFPLPGLLSKGITPFTRAFPDLDYSVLGRISDLNPLFHSAMFPLLLIITLLSTKSLNRFALGFTLGLTGHLLVDALLTSATVAYIPGNFLLDKTWLLVNAFFSFGLAYLAGKPS; encoded by the coding sequence ATGATTTATCGTTGGTATTTTATAGTTTATTATCTAATCGGTTTCCTATCTTTTTTCCCCCTACAAAGTGCTGCCCAGGAGGATGATGGGGAGGTAATTGTTAATTTTAAAGACAATCTTCCCCAAGAAGAGATTGAGAAAATTGCCCATAAGTATGGAATTCAATTAACCTATAACAGCATTTTCTCAAAGCCGGAAGCCCTTACCCGATTTTCAAAGGCAGGGATGGATTCTGATAAGCTTCAAAAACTCCTACAGGCTTTAGCTGCCGAGGCTACTGTTGAATATGTAGAACCCAATTATCTTTATCAGGCTTTTGAAATTCCCAATGATCCACTTTTTGATAAACAATGGAACATGAAGTTCATTCAGATGCCGGAAGCTTGGGACAAAACCCATGGAAAAGGGGTTATTGTGGCTGTTATCGATACAGGAGTTGCCTATGAAGATTATCAAGACCGAAAAGGGGTTTACCACCGGGTCCAAGATCTGGCAAATACTCAATTTACAGAGGGTTATGACTTTATCGATGATGATACCCATCCCAATGATGATAACGGTCATGGAACCCATGTAGCCGGAACTATTGCCCAGTCAACCCATAATAGGATTGGGGTGGCAGGAATAGCCTATGAAGCTACCATCATGCCGTTAAAAGTTTTGAATCGGTTTGGGTTCGGGAATATAGCCGATATTGCTGAAGCTATCCAATATGCGGCAGATCACGGGGCACAGGTTATCAATTTAAGTTTAGGGGGCTTTTTCCCCAGTAGAACTATTCAAGAAGCCATGGCCTATGCCCATGATAAAGGTGTGACCCTGGTCTGTGCAGCCGGGAATTCAGGTCGTAGAGGGGTGAGCTTTCCGGCCTCCGATCCTCATTGTATAGGTGTCTCTGCCCTGGGACCGAATGGAACCCTGGCCCCTTATTCCAGCTACGGTCCGGAGATCGACCTGGCTGCGCCGGGTGGAGATACCAGTAAGGGTATCAGTTATGGAATCCTTCAAAATACCATTGGATACATGGATCCAACCCGGGATGGTTATGAATATTTCCAGGGAACTTCCATGGCAGCACCCCATGTAGCGGGTACAGCGGCTCTGATCATCTCCCTGGGAGTGAAAAATCCCGATGAAGTAGAGAAAATACTCAAGGCCAGTGCGACCCGGCATACCCAACAGGGAGAGTCTCTTTCAAACGTCGTTCCAGGAGAAAACCCGGATGAGAAATACGGCGCCGGACTCCTCAATGCAGCCGCTGCCGTCTCTTCCCTCCGACCGGATATCTTTGTTCCGCAAACGATGATCATACCTGTCAGATTAAAGTATCTCCTGGTGGCGATCTTATTAGCCTGGATCTATTTTAAACTCCTTAGAGGATTTCACCTGCCCAAAAAGCTTCCCCGACTTCTTTTCTGGCTTGGGCTCCTGTGGGCTTCCTCAGGACTTTTTTTCCTGAATTTTTTTCCATTACCTGGCCTATTAAGCAAGGGTATAACACCCTTTACCCGAGCTTTTCCAGACCTAGATTATTCTGTGTTGGGGAGGATTTCAGATTTAAACCCGTTGTTTCATAGCGCGATGTTCCCCCTTCTTTTGATCATAACCTTGTTAAGCACAAAATCCCTCAACCGTTTTGCCCTGGGCTTTACCCTGGGTCTGACCGGTCATCTGTTGGTAGATGCTCTTCTAACTTCGGCAACAGTTGCTTATATTCCTGGAAATTTTCTGCTGGATAAAACCTGGCTTTTAGTGAATGCCTTTTTTTCATTTGGATTAGCTTACCTTGCAGGAAAACCCTCGTAG
- a CDS encoding inositol-3-phosphate synthase, which translates to MIEKGISIKPAEGRLGILLPGLGAVSTTLIAGVELIKKGLGHPIGSLTQLGTIRLGKRTDKRVPKIKDFVPLAKLEDLVFGAWDIFQDNGYQAALKAGVIEKSLLDQVRKELEAIVPWRAVFDQAYVKRLSGDNIKKGQNKMDLAHQLMEDIQRFKKEWNLSRMVMIWCASTESFLEPDEVHQSLQNFESGLKENHPKIAPSMIYAYAALCSGVPFANGAPNLTIDIPALIELSNQNGVPIAGKDFKTGQTLMKTILAPGLKSRVLGLKGWFSTNLLGNRDGEVLDDPASFKTKEESKLSALNYILQPDLYPELYEKVIHQVHIHYYPPRGDNKEGWDNIDIFGWLGYPMQIKINFLCRDSILAAPIVLDLALFMDLAQRCNMRGIQEWLSFYFKSPMCAPELYPEHDLFIQLMKLKNTLRYIRGEELITHLGLEYYD; encoded by the coding sequence ATGATAGAAAAAGGCATTTCTATTAAACCTGCGGAAGGTCGATTGGGGATTTTACTTCCGGGATTAGGGGCCGTCAGTACCACTTTGATAGCGGGTGTTGAGCTTATTAAGAAAGGTCTGGGCCACCCCATTGGATCTCTCACCCAGCTCGGAACGATTCGTCTGGGAAAGCGAACCGATAAGCGGGTTCCTAAGATTAAAGATTTCGTCCCTTTAGCTAAACTGGAAGATCTGGTTTTTGGAGCCTGGGATATCTTTCAAGATAACGGTTATCAGGCGGCTTTGAAAGCGGGTGTTATTGAGAAAAGTCTACTGGATCAGGTTCGGAAGGAACTGGAAGCTATCGTCCCCTGGCGCGCTGTATTTGATCAGGCTTATGTTAAACGACTTTCCGGTGATAATATCAAAAAAGGGCAGAACAAGATGGATTTAGCCCATCAACTTATGGAAGATATTCAGCGTTTCAAAAAAGAGTGGAATTTATCCCGGATGGTTATGATTTGGTGTGCCAGTACAGAGTCTTTTTTAGAACCCGATGAAGTCCATCAGAGTCTCCAGAACTTTGAATCGGGATTAAAAGAAAATCATCCCAAAATTGCCCCCAGCATGATTTACGCCTATGCCGCACTTTGTTCAGGAGTCCCCTTTGCCAATGGAGCTCCTAACCTCACGATTGATATACCGGCTTTGATCGAGTTATCCAATCAGAATGGGGTTCCCATAGCCGGGAAGGATTTTAAAACCGGACAAACCCTTATGAAAACCATCCTTGCCCCCGGTTTAAAATCCAGAGTTCTGGGTCTAAAGGGTTGGTTTTCTACTAACCTTCTCGGAAATCGAGACGGAGAAGTCCTGGATGATCCGGCTTCTTTCAAAACCAAGGAAGAAAGCAAGCTATCGGCCCTTAATTACATCCTTCAGCCAGATCTCTATCCGGAACTTTATGAGAAGGTTATTCATCAGGTCCACATTCATTACTATCCACCCCGGGGGGATAACAAGGAAGGTTGGGATAATATCGATATCTTTGGTTGGCTGGGATATCCCATGCAAATTAAGATTAACTTCCTCTGCAGAGATAGCATTCTGGCAGCCCCCATCGTTCTGGATCTGGCTCTCTTCATGGATTTGGCTCAAAGATGCAATATGCGTGGAATCCAGGAATGGCTCTCGTTTTACTTTAAAAGTCCCATGTGTGCCCCTGAGCTTTACCCTGAACATGATCTTTTCATCCAGCTTATGAAGCTTAAAAATACCTTACGCTATATCCGGGGGGAGGAATTAATTACCCATCTAGGACTCGAGTATTATGATTAA
- a CDS encoding ABC transporter substrate-binding protein, translating into MKRIKLYGVKDPNISSQLILAKEKGFFDEEGLQVEYRLLPSGTIMPDEVIQAKEKPFAFTQTPVTTLILQDRGLDVKIVAPLADISGTQQVVIREDSGIVTPRDLEGKKIGMAQGAAVYIALQSMAREFGVDLTRITFVDLLPAQQLEALQRGEIDGMACWEPWTSRAQAIGGKFYFSGSRSAIPGYEEEINWLVDQSVLMVLNENLQQHPDTVKALIRAFKKATDFINENPEEAAMILSGPLSADKIELDKILALNKYSMKMDNLFKIGLLSFRELLFQNGVISTMPEEKRLYTTEWLEAVEPSLVLITREGEVVEEEENEEFLEIFFEEAGDILEGLEKGILALEKAPGDRNILRNVITASHTLKGNSGFLGFEKINSLSRHMEETLKAVQKSDGIITQGLITVLFNCLDTLRRLVNDYKTDKTSPLDLTPLLTKINQLVSESLTETAVSLVHQQEEGIELIGYEEVKLKEAQEKGKRVFRIEIEFAPDWSLHSAGAFMVTRKLSRLGEVIKVDPPLGSGELKKTNHFQLILASSAPEELIQRRGKVAAVVQTIRISPFALPSLSETHRVEVLSPGSEPVTSYSVDEEFEISSYTPVTSTPSAKKTLRVDYQLLDEIMNVVGELVIGGATLSQGLSKLNAIFPTGETARLIEQLMKTNTLVRKNLLNLQENIMKVRMMPIDVVFKRFPRLVRDLALKKGKEVKLEITGEHTELDKAILDLIGEPLTKLLRSIVEYGIEPPSLRAQLGKPTTGRVSLNSYHAGNQIIIEISDDGRGTDLVRVKNLAVEHKFFTPEEAENLSISDLFNVFFNRGLVIPESEENSFLFGPGIQSARKVIEELNGTLEVESQLNKGTRFIVKLPLTLAIIQALLLEIGNRVFAIPLSLVVEVLRISTKNIEIIGKQEVFQLRGQVIHLLRPYDILGVPPPKIQNEKLFVVVVRVARDELVGIVTDQPLEKEELVIKSLDTKIVKTDIISSASKLGDGRVILILDVPALISKMYNREY; encoded by the coding sequence GTGAAGAGAATCAAGCTTTATGGTGTTAAAGATCCAAATATTTCAAGCCAGTTGATACTAGCTAAAGAAAAAGGGTTTTTTGATGAAGAAGGTCTGCAAGTGGAATATCGACTTCTTCCCTCCGGAACCATAATGCCGGATGAAGTGATTCAGGCCAAGGAGAAGCCTTTTGCTTTTACTCAGACTCCGGTTACCACGCTCATTCTTCAGGATCGAGGCCTGGATGTTAAAATTGTGGCCCCTCTGGCAGATATTTCTGGAACTCAACAGGTTGTGATTCGGGAGGATTCTGGAATTGTAACTCCCAGAGATTTAGAGGGAAAGAAAATAGGAATGGCGCAAGGGGCCGCGGTTTATATTGCCCTTCAGAGTATGGCCCGGGAGTTTGGAGTAGATCTGACGCGGATTACCTTTGTAGACCTGCTTCCTGCTCAACAGTTAGAAGCACTACAACGGGGAGAAATCGACGGAATGGCGTGTTGGGAACCCTGGACCAGCCGGGCCCAGGCCATAGGAGGTAAATTTTATTTCTCCGGTTCCCGTTCGGCCATACCGGGCTATGAGGAAGAGATTAACTGGTTGGTAGACCAAAGTGTCCTCATGGTTTTGAACGAGAATCTTCAACAACATCCGGATACGGTTAAAGCTCTGATTCGGGCCTTTAAAAAAGCAACGGATTTCATTAATGAGAATCCAGAAGAAGCGGCCATGATTTTATCGGGACCCCTGTCTGCTGATAAAATCGAGCTGGATAAAATTCTGGCCCTCAATAAATACTCCATGAAGATGGATAACCTCTTTAAAATAGGGCTTCTCTCCTTTCGAGAGCTCCTATTTCAAAATGGGGTCATCTCCACCATGCCCGAGGAAAAGAGATTGTATACAACGGAATGGTTGGAGGCTGTAGAGCCTTCTCTGGTTCTCATAACCCGTGAAGGGGAGGTTGTGGAGGAAGAAGAAAATGAAGAGTTTTTGGAAATTTTCTTTGAGGAGGCCGGTGATATCCTGGAAGGTCTGGAGAAAGGAATCCTGGCCCTTGAGAAAGCCCCTGGAGATCGAAATATTCTAAGAAATGTTATAACGGCCTCCCACACGTTAAAAGGTAATTCAGGATTCCTCGGATTTGAAAAGATTAATTCCCTGAGCCGCCATATGGAAGAGACCCTTAAGGCCGTTCAGAAATCTGACGGAATTATTACCCAGGGTTTGATTACCGTTCTCTTTAATTGCCTGGATACTCTTCGGAGATTGGTCAATGACTATAAAACAGATAAAACCAGCCCCCTGGATCTCACACCGCTATTAACAAAAATTAATCAACTGGTATCGGAGTCCTTAACCGAAACAGCCGTTTCCCTGGTTCATCAGCAGGAAGAAGGTATTGAACTGATTGGATATGAAGAAGTAAAACTTAAGGAAGCTCAAGAAAAAGGAAAAAGAGTATTCCGAATAGAGATAGAATTTGCACCCGATTGGTCTCTGCACTCTGCAGGTGCTTTTATGGTAACTCGCAAGCTCTCCCGATTGGGGGAGGTTATCAAGGTGGACCCCCCTTTAGGGAGTGGTGAACTAAAAAAAACAAATCACTTCCAACTCATCCTGGCCAGTAGCGCACCTGAGGAGTTGATCCAACGTCGGGGAAAGGTAGCCGCAGTTGTTCAGACTATTCGTATATCTCCCTTTGCACTTCCCTCCTTATCTGAAACCCACAGGGTAGAGGTCCTTTCACCGGGTTCAGAGCCTGTGACCTCCTATTCCGTAGACGAGGAGTTCGAAATCTCTTCCTATACTCCTGTTACTTCTACACCGTCGGCTAAAAAAACCTTACGGGTAGACTATCAACTACTGGATGAAATTATGAACGTGGTTGGGGAACTGGTTATCGGAGGAGCCACCCTTTCCCAAGGTCTAAGTAAATTAAATGCCATTTTTCCTACCGGAGAAACAGCCCGTTTGATCGAGCAACTTATGAAGACCAATACGCTGGTTCGAAAAAATTTGTTGAACCTACAAGAGAATATCATGAAGGTTCGTATGATGCCGATCGATGTGGTATTTAAACGTTTCCCTCGATTGGTCAGAGATCTGGCTCTAAAAAAAGGTAAAGAAGTGAAGCTGGAAATAACCGGAGAGCACACCGAACTGGATAAAGCCATCCTGGATCTGATCGGGGAGCCTTTAACGAAACTTCTTCGAAGTATTGTGGAATACGGAATTGAACCCCCCTCTCTACGAGCCCAACTGGGTAAACCGACCACAGGTAGAGTAAGTCTCAACTCTTACCATGCCGGTAATCAAATTATTATCGAAATTTCCGATGATGGCCGAGGAACCGACCTGGTTCGGGTGAAAAACCTGGCCGTCGAACATAAATTTTTTACCCCCGAGGAAGCTGAAAATCTCTCCATTTCGGACCTTTTTAATGTATTCTTTAATCGGGGATTGGTCATCCCTGAAAGCGAGGAAAACTCTTTTCTGTTCGGTCCAGGAATCCAGAGTGCTCGTAAGGTCATCGAAGAGCTTAATGGCACCCTAGAAGTCGAAAGCCAACTGAATAAGGGAACCCGATTTATCGTTAAACTCCCTTTAACTTTAGCCATTATTCAAGCCCTTCTTCTGGAAATCGGAAACCGGGTTTTTGCCATTCCCTTATCGCTGGTGGTAGAAGTCCTGAGAATTTCAACAAAAAACATCGAAATCATAGGAAAACAGGAAGTTTTTCAACTCAGAGGTCAGGTCATTCACCTCCTGAGACCTTACGATATTCTGGGAGTTCCTCCACCTAAAATCCAGAATGAGAAATTATTTGTGGTGGTGGTACGGGTTGCACGGGATGAATTGGTGGGGATTGTCACAGACCAACCTTTAGAAAAAGAAGAACTGGTCATCAAATCCTTGGATACTAAAATTGTCAAAACAGATATTATTTCCAGTGCTTCCAAACTGGGAGACGGACGGGTGATTCTCATTTTGGATGTACCCGCCCTCATTAGCAAGATGTATAACCGGGAGTACTAA
- a CDS encoding response regulator: MAEILKKDGKKFRFLLVDDSRFARISLSKVVEQVGGEVVGEATSGEEALRRFEELRPDIVTMDMSLPDTDGITLVRRFMGINPQTLIILISGISHEEVIEEALRAGAEHFISKPLNLNKAVEIVRWVLEESDR; encoded by the coding sequence ATGGCCGAGATTCTCAAAAAAGATGGAAAAAAATTTCGATTTCTCTTGGTCGACGATTCTCGATTTGCGCGTATAAGCTTAAGTAAGGTGGTCGAACAGGTGGGAGGGGAAGTCGTTGGGGAAGCTACGTCGGGTGAGGAAGCTCTCCGTCGTTTTGAAGAACTCAGACCCGACATCGTGACCATGGATATGTCCTTACCCGATACGGACGGAATTACCCTGGTCCGACGTTTTATGGGAATAAATCCCCAGACCCTTATTATTCTGATCAGTGGAATCTCCCATGAGGAGGTAATCGAAGAGGCTTTACGTGCAGGAGCCGAGCATTTTATTTCTAAACCCCTAAACCTAAATAAAGCCGTTGAGATCGTACGGTGGGTTTTGGAAGAATCAGACCGATAA
- a CDS encoding branched-chain amino acid transaminase, with the protein MKESEKIWFDGKFVPWQDAKIHVLSHVVHYGSSVFEGLRCYNTAKGPAVFCLDQHLTRLYDSAKIYRMDIPYSRAELRDAILETIRVNRLKSCYIRPVAFRGYKEIGVNPKTCPVNVAIAVIEWGAYLGSEAIENGVDVCVSSWRRVAPGTIPSMAKAGGNYLSSQLMVLEALEDGYREGISLDIFGYLSEGSGENLFIIKNGIIYTPLTAQSILPGITRECAITIARDFGYEVREQPLLREFLYIADEIFFTGTAAEITPIRSVDKIKIGSGTRGPITERIQAKFFAITSGKTEDKYNWLTFV; encoded by the coding sequence ATGAAAGAATCTGAAAAAATTTGGTTTGACGGAAAGTTTGTTCCCTGGCAAGACGCTAAAATCCATGTATTATCCCATGTGGTACATTATGGCTCCAGTGTCTTTGAAGGGCTTCGTTGTTATAATACAGCTAAAGGTCCGGCGGTCTTCTGTTTAGATCAGCATTTGACCCGTCTTTATGATTCTGCCAAAATTTATCGCATGGACATTCCTTATTCCAGAGCCGAGTTACGGGATGCCATTTTAGAGACCATCCGGGTAAACCGCTTAAAGAGCTGTTATATTCGACCGGTGGCCTTTCGGGGATATAAGGAAATCGGCGTGAATCCAAAGACATGTCCGGTGAATGTGGCCATTGCTGTGATCGAATGGGGGGCCTATTTAGGGTCAGAAGCCATTGAAAACGGGGTAGATGTATGTGTCTCCTCCTGGAGAAGAGTGGCTCCCGGAACCATTCCCTCTATGGCTAAAGCTGGTGGAAATTATTTAAGTTCCCAGTTGATGGTTTTGGAAGCCCTGGAAGATGGCTATCGAGAAGGAATCAGCCTGGATATATTTGGTTACCTGAGCGAGGGAAGTGGTGAAAATTTGTTTATCATTAAAAACGGGATTATTTATACCCCTTTGACGGCTCAATCTATCCTACCGGGTATTACCCGAGAATGTGCCATAACCATAGCCCGAGATTTTGGTTATGAAGTTCGCGAACAACCCTTACTTCGGGAGTTCTTGTATATCGCAGATGAAATCTTTTTTACAGGCACGGCGGCCGAAATTACTCCTATCCGTTCTGTGGATAAAATCAAGATTGGAAGCGGTACCCGTGGGCCTATCACCGAACGGATTCAGGCTAAATTTTTTGCTATTACCAGTGGCAAAACCGAAGATAAGTATAACTGGTTAACATTCGTTTAA
- a CDS encoding tetratricopeptide repeat protein, giving the protein MRVQCSHCGAQGNVDAAKIPPQGANIKCPRCQNIFFIKKEDSTSTPPSGWEEVSTSFSERAVKKESASPPISEEALESPLAKVASEMAVQEADKAAQQGMDFLKKRMFDEALKSFQRVVELNPRHLDGYRNLGVIYGQKKMWSEALKALEKAVEINPDDLQSQKNLSVLYLQQKNFEAAIPILEKVLTLTPYDEKAKNYLALALKGKKSQSRPTLENPPIQKEILEVPSSSSISPSPMIQKEPKAETEQVSTLASEGPGEEIKAEVSESLNPESREVGSSRQRLKPEPAINSKVSSLLDEACDLLDSQRPRDAIAKCKEALQIEPNNPSIYYMMGLIYEERQMWDQAREVYEKALQLKPDYEEVRLNLGLIRKQRKKPIWKIWARK; this is encoded by the coding sequence ATGAGAGTTCAGTGCAGCCATTGTGGGGCCCAAGGGAATGTAGATGCCGCCAAAATACCTCCCCAGGGGGCTAATATTAAATGTCCCCGCTGTCAGAATATTTTCTTTATTAAGAAAGAAGATTCTACTTCCACTCCTCCGTCGGGATGGGAGGAAGTTTCGACATCTTTCTCAGAAAGGGCCGTTAAAAAAGAATCTGCCTCTCCACCCATATCAGAGGAAGCTTTGGAGTCCCCTTTAGCAAAAGTAGCTTCTGAGATGGCGGTCCAGGAAGCAGATAAGGCCGCTCAGCAGGGAATGGATTTTTTGAAAAAAAGGATGTTTGATGAAGCCCTGAAAAGTTTTCAGAGGGTGGTTGAATTAAACCCTCGCCATCTGGACGGATATCGTAATCTGGGGGTTATCTATGGTCAAAAAAAGATGTGGTCGGAAGCTTTAAAAGCTCTTGAAAAGGCCGTAGAGATTAATCCAGATGACCTGCAATCCCAGAAAAATTTAAGTGTTCTCTATCTGCAACAGAAAAATTTTGAAGCAGCTATTCCTATTTTAGAGAAGGTTCTGACCCTGACTCCTTATGATGAAAAGGCAAAGAATTACCTGGCTTTGGCTTTAAAGGGGAAAAAAAGTCAATCCAGACCGACTTTAGAAAACCCCCCTATTCAGAAAGAAATCTTAGAAGTGCCTTCCTCTTCTTCTATATCTCCTTCTCCTATGATTCAAAAGGAACCAAAAGCAGAAACCGAGCAGGTTTCAACCCTGGCTTCTGAGGGTCCTGGGGAAGAGATTAAAGCAGAGGTTTCGGAATCTCTTAATCCGGAATCTAGGGAAGTAGGGTCCTCCAGGCAGCGTTTAAAACCTGAACCGGCAATAAACTCTAAAGTAAGTTCCTTGCTGGATGAAGCCTGTGATCTTTTAGACAGCCAAAGGCCAAGGGATGCCATTGCAAAATGTAAAGAAGCTTTACAAATAGAGCCAAATAATCCATCTATTTATTATATGATGGGTCTTATTTATGAGGAGCGGCAGATGTGGGATCAAGCCAGAGAGGTTTATGAGAAGGCGCTTCAACTAAAACCAGACTACGAAGAGGTTCGGTTAAATTTGGGTCTGATTAGAAAACAAAGAAAAAAACCTATATGGAAAATATGGGCGAGAAAATAA
- a CDS encoding MBL fold metallo-hydrolase, which produces MMPSSLYLKQIELGPMENFVYLIGDPETREAAVVDPAWDVDTILKIAQQDEMNITKIFITHHHPDHTNGIEELLNHVQAKVYIQKAEAEFMKRIWSDTVKVESGDVIRVGNIPVTFLHTPGHTPGSQCFLLDNKLISGDTLFIGFCGRCDLPGGNPEQMYDSLYNRLGKLDGRTLLYPGHNYGKTPVSTLEEERKQNPYLQFQSLEDFVKFRMRR; this is translated from the coding sequence ATGATGCCATCCTCCTTATATCTCAAGCAAATAGAGTTGGGACCCATGGAAAATTTCGTTTATCTCATAGGGGATCCTGAAACCCGAGAAGCAGCTGTGGTAGATCCGGCCTGGGACGTAGATACAATTCTGAAAATTGCCCAACAGGATGAAATGAATATTACTAAAATCTTCATCACCCATCATCATCCAGATCATACTAACGGGATCGAAGAACTCTTAAACCATGTTCAGGCAAAAGTTTATATACAAAAAGCAGAAGCCGAGTTCATGAAGCGAATCTGGTCGGATACCGTCAAAGTAGAAAGTGGAGACGTTATCCGGGTTGGGAACATCCCGGTCACCTTTCTTCACACCCCAGGGCATACCCCGGGTTCCCAATGTTTTCTTTTAGATAATAAACTCATTTCAGGAGATACTCTATTTATAGGATTTTGTGGACGTTGTGATCTGCCGGGTGGAAATCCTGAACAGATGTATGATAGCCTGTACAACCGGTTAGGGAAACTGGATGGCCGAACCCTCCTCTACCCGGGACATAATTACGGAAAAACACCGGTTTCGACCTTGGAGGAGGAAAGAAAACAGAATCCTTATCTGCAATTCCAGTCTTTAGAAGACTTTGTGAAATTTAGAATGAGGAGATAA